The DNA sequence CCCTCTCCCCGGAGAGGGTGGCCTGGTGCTGCGGGCAGGCAGCCCTCAGCCTCTGCAAGCTGGTGGGAGCGGCGTCCTAGCCTCTGAGGGAAAAGTCTCATCCCGCTGGGGCTTCCGTGTCAGCAGGGGGATCCAACTAAAGAAGCTTCCACTTCGCTTCTAGAAGTACAGATCTTTATGCTTGTATACAGAGGGCTCAGAAGGAAACTCACTCCACTCGGTACCTCCCAGCCCCTCCTAGAGGTGGAGATGGGTGCCCCTCTCTCTCAACTTTAATGGGGGTGCATACACTCCATGCCTTCCAAGAAACCTTCCTCCACTAACATTCGTTTCCTTCCAAGTGCGTGCTCTAATTCTTTTTTCCctggggttaaaaaaaaacaaagtcttccCTTGGCTGAAGAAAATTACAGCCGAACGAGTAACAAACGCTGGTCTTTTTCACACGCGGTCAGGTACCTCCCGCTGCGACCCGCACCTCTGCTCTGAGAACTGGGTTGGAGATGCTGGTGGGTGGGTCCTGCCCCGGCCCCCGGCAACCCTGTCTCCCTGGATTCACTCCACGGTGCTGACGGCTAAGGAAAACGGGAGCCTGTGGGTCCAGAGGGGGCACAGACCTACGAGACAGGCTGATAGGTTTTACTTCTAGACAggttaagaaatgaaaaagtgtTCGTGACCGTCTGCTTTGCGAAATTCTCGCTTCAGGTTCGAACTTGGAACTTCCCAGCTTTGGTCATGTACTTTATGCCCTTGAAGGGTTTGTACTTCTCTCCATACATATCCAGACGATTCACTTTGAGGCCTGCAAGGAAGGAAGGTAAGCATTATTCCAAAGAAGCAGGTAGCATAACTGGTTAATTCACGTCAACTCAAAGAGCTCCGAGGGCTGGAGAAAGCTGTAACCGTGAAccggaaaatgtgtgtgtgttcagtcgctcagttgtgtcctactctttgggatgCTATGGGTCCTTTGGaccgtggcccgccaggctcctctctccatgggattctccaggcaagaacactggagtgggtttccgtttccttctccaagggatctttctaacccagggatcgaacccgggtctcccgcatctcGGTtactgcaggccgattctttaccattccGCTACCTGGGAACCTGCACGTAGTCATGTCACTCAGACACAGCTGACAGGTTCTTCACCCCTGGAACATAGGCTGAAAAGAAAAACCTGCTCCAATAAAAAGCCAGCCAATGAGATCTGCCCCTGTGGTAGAAAGGGCAGAAAGTTATATGCAGGCTGAAATGACGGTAAGGAAAAATAAGACCACTCCAGATTTTTCTCAGAGTTATGGGGTTGAACACATGAATTCATAATAACAGAATTAAGGAATCCATAATCAAATAAAGGTATAACTGAGTGAATAAACTAATGATGACAAGTGAtgaattaattcttcagtgcttcttAAATATTCTCACTGGACTAAGAAAAGAACACTTTATACTATCCAGAGCTTTAAAGTTTATTAAGCATTTTAAGATGAAAAGAGCTTATCGTTTAAATGAATTCTAATCACTTAAACTAGATGTGGTCCGTTGGCAAAGAAAACAAGAACCTCATATAAAGGTGAAGTCATCTCCTGTCCATCCAAAAGGGTCATTCTAAGAATTACATAAGGAAATACATGAAAAGAGCTTAaattagtgcctggcacatagtagacacCTGCAGAGAGGTAACAAGTCTTGATATCCCCCTGGGTGGTGGGGTGTAAACTACAGTCGGTAACTCAGGTCATCTGAGTGCTCCACGTGATCACAGCACACATGAAATCTTCTGAAATTGGGGAAAGGAGGGAATTCTTTTCACTCACCAGCTGAGAATGCAGATACATCCCTGTACTGAAGACCCTGGGATGCCCCAACCAGTGCCCCCAGGGTGACTCAACAACGGCTCATGAGCACTTTCATCTCCGATACTGATGGAGGGTCACAGAGTTCCTCCAGAAATGGGCTGGGAAAGATCTGACTGAAGATCCCATATCAGCTAACGAAACCCAACTCTGTGGACAGGGAGTGGCCAGGGGGGCTTTGTGACATCGCCACCTTGGGCCCCTGCCTTCCCCCCACCCTGAGCTGGGCGTCACTCACCAGAAATGGCCAGCTGCTGGATCTTAAACTGCAGGTTGATCGTGGGGTTCTCATCCGGTTTGGAAGCTCCGGCCTGGAGACTCATGGTTCCCTTCAAACTTGGGAGCTTCTGGGGATTTATTTTTCCTACATCCCAAGAGAGCATctccaaagagagagaaaagaaggaagttaTGGTGGAAACTGCACCTGGGACGCCTGAGCTCACTGTGTTCTTATGACCTCCTGGGGGTTTCCCAGAAGAGAATGCTACTTGTTCCTGTGAATTATCTCGGTGTCCTCAACCACATCCCTCTGGTCGAGCTCGCCTTTCCACAAGACAGAAAGGAGCGTTGCAGAGCTCCTGCTATTTCGAACATGGGCTACTCGAACCTCCTGTGTATTCTCCTACCTTGGTGACTGGGTCAAACGTGTGCGTCCCCTGAGACGGCGTGAGGCTCATGTTCAGGACGCCTCTGGGCATCTGGCTGGTGACGGTCACCCCCTCTATGGTCTTCCCCATGGTCTGCTTAGGCCCCACCGTTATTTCAAAGCGGCCGAGTGAGCTACTGTCCCGGAAGCTGATGTTATGTTTAACGTACACTGGAATCGCCACCAGGCTGGAAAAGAGAGGAGACAAAAAGCCCACATAGTCAATATATCGGGAAAATGGCCACTTCTCACTTTTCTGTTCTGCTGGCAGCTTTTCCTCCCTCACCTCCGTCTTTGTCTTACAGAGTAGGCAGAGAAAAACCCTCTAGATGTCTTTGATCGTTTCCTTTCTGTAAATCTAAGATGTTGATTAGTAAGTCAACTAACTCTTCTAACGATTCAGAatgaaatcaacaaaaccaaagagCGGACTCGGTGGACTCTAAGGAACAGGCGCAGCAAACAGAAATCACATTTCTGTGCTTTACCGTTTTGCATGTGACCAATAATTATCTGCACTTGGGAAAGTAACATTCATACCTCATGGGGCTTTTACAAATTTGTGAGAGTGCTTTTAACTTGACTTTGATCCTTACAAAAACCCCTAAGGGATGGGGTCGGCATGATCTGACAGAGAAACTGCAGGGTGATACCAAAGTTGCAACCATCCTTGGCATCTGTGGAGTACTACTTCCTGGGGCCACCATGACCCTACAGGTTTTCCCTTGATTACTCATTTAATCCCCCCCATAAGTATGAGGCAGGCATTGCTTCTGTCCTGATGTCATTAATACTGATGTCCTTACACTTAACCGAGGTTAACTATTCAATAACTTGCCAAGGTCATGTATCATCAGTACTGCAGGTGGGGCTTAAGTACCGGcagtctgattccagagcctCTGCTCTCAAGCACTCAGATATTTCCCCAAATTATGTATTCCAAATCCCACAGGAAGGCCTCAGTGGCTGAGCGGTCCAAGGCTCTCTTCAATCTACACATATTCTCTACGCCTCCCCCCAAAAGAACCGAGTCCATAGTAAAGAGCATGTTCAAGACCCCAAATCACTGAATCGTATGGCTCTTCAGAGCACCATTCACTGCCTTTCTGGGGTGAAAGGGACTGAAATACAGGTGTTCTCAGATGACAATCTGAGGAAAAAGCATTCCTGTTTAGGCacacaacaataacaaaactaaCAGCAGCAAACGTAATGAGCACTTATTTTGTGCGGAAGCCACTATTTAGAGTTTCTTATTTAACCCTCATAACAAGGCACCTTTATTATTTTCAAGTTACTTATTACTTTACTGTtgatgtttagtcgctcagtcgtgtccgactcttttgtgaccccgtgggctgtagcctgccaggctcctctgtccatgggatttcccaggcaagaatgctggagtgggtggccatttccttctccagggggtcttccggacccagggattgaacccgcgtctcctgcattagcaggtagattctttcccactgagccaccagggaagccccttacttcATCACGTGTTACTTTCACTACTTCAGCTTTCCTAGACAAAGAAAACAGACACGGGGAAGGATAAGCAACTCACCCGAGGTTACCTGATTAGTTACCTGGAGCCCAGGTAACTCCAGCGCCTGAGTTCTTCATCGCTGCGGATACTgtttccaaacacacacacacgcacgcgcacgcacgcatgcacgcacgcactcCGCCCTCAGGTACGCCAGCCGCTTACTTCTGCGCGCTGACGTGGTAGGACAGCAGGCGAAAGTTGCCGTCGGGGGGGATGAAGGAGAGGATGCGCTCGGACTCCCAGCGCTTGAAGCGGACGCAGGGGTGGAAGCTGACATCGTCCAGCAGCCTGGGGTTCTGGGCGACATCAAGCAACAGCCACAGGTGGGAATTAGAACCACGCATCTTTCAGGAAAGTAACTTAGGTGCTGCTTTCacgaacacacatgcacacattctgtTGTTACTCCGGACATGCGAGGCCGCCCGTGAGCGTTGTGGCTGGCCCTGACCATCCCTTCCGGTTCCGTCCCCTCCCGCCGCTCTGTCTTTCCAGAAGCATCTAACTTCCCAAGGACTAGATCTCTGGCCCAGGATTTTACCATGAAGGAAAGTGTCAGGTCAGGCATTCCTGTCAGCTTGACGCAGGCGTCAATCACCCCCTGGATCTCGGCAGTGATGGTGGACCCTGAGACAGGATGAGACAGGAAGAAGGTGAGACCTGCTCTGTCCTTCCCAACGAACTtaactccttcctccctccttagCGCTCTTCCCCTCCCatcccatttccttccttccttcctcctcccctcctatTCTTccttctgtccatccatccatctgaaTCATCTACCCAGTCCACCTGTCCTCGCAAACCTTTATCAACTGCACAGCGAACACAAGACACTCTGATGAAGCAACGGGGATAAAGACTGGTGAGACTGTTAGCCTGGAGGAGCTTTCAATCTAGTGCCGGGATCAAACACAACATCGCTATCTTGACCAAGGGTTCAGAACACTGGATTCACATCAGGAACTGCTCTCCCTGCAGGCACCAAGGGCCTCCcgtgtggctcggctggtaaggaatccgcctgcaacgtgggaggtctgggtccgatccctgggttgagaagatcccctggagaagggaaaggcaaccaactccggtattctggcctggagaattccatggacagtatattCACTTCACAGGCCCCTCAAGGAGCTCTGATGCCAAATAGAACTGACACTTTTGTCTTCAGTTCACAGGCTCTctctcctgcagcccctgcaACCACTTCTTTCTTTCAAGTGTTCCTTTCTCCTAACCCCTCCTATTTTCTGGTTTTCCtgctcttctccttctggtatGATCACACTGAAACTTGTTAATCTTTTCTGttgctgatagacatttgggaCCTTTCCAGTTTGGGGATAATATGAAAAGCTGCTGTGCTTATTACTTGCTTTTAAAGCCTCATcagttacttttctttctttatgcgTCTCAGTCCAGTCATCCTGAGCTACGTAATTTTCCAACAATATTTCACTCTTCTTAAGAGTGTTTGCACCTGCTTTGCTACCAGATCCGTGCAGCCTGTACTAACTCCTACTCATTCTATTGATGAAGCATGTGTGAGCTTTATACTTAGGTCTGGGTGGGAGGAGACCTCTCTTTTCCCCTTTCTCGCCCCCTCACTAGACTTTCAGGACGCTTCCTGCAGCCACAGGCCCCGTCTTCGTCACCATCACATGCCCACTGCCTGGTGCTCAGCTGCAGCACCGTGGATTCTCCGTAAGCACTTGCTGGATAAATGAGTTTGCTCATGTGAAGAGAACTTTCTATAAATTCCCACACTCTAAGCACTTGCAGTTGTGTTAACCTCTCTGAATGGATAGAAAAGACGACGACTCGGAATTTTAGTGATTAAACTTCAGTTCTGCCCTGACAACTGAGAGTCAAATACTTCCAAAAGGAGATCTCATCAACAAGAGATCAGTTTGTTACTTTTTCACTTGAGAGGATAAAAACCACTGAAAATGTGAGCCCAGCATGGGTCTATATCATGTTTTTCCAAGGCTTTTCTTCAGCGTTGTTGAGGTATAGTCAACAAATAAAAACTGTGAATTAATACACATACACCCTGGGAAGTGATCACCATGATGAAGCTGACTAACACGTCCATCACCGCACACAGTTAGTTAGGTTTTTGTGGTGAGAGCCCTTAAAACTTTCCCTTTTAGTAAATTTCAAGTAGATGATATACTTGTGAGGTGGCAGATGTGATAATTTAActagctggggtgggggggaatcCTTTCACAAGGTACATGTAGATCAAATCACCATCATCAACATTCCAAATACCTTACAAGTTTGTCAGTTACACTCAGTAACATGGAAAAGGAAGTACCCTGCGGCAGTCACCGTGCTGCGTGGTCAATCTCCAGAACTTCTTCATCATGCAGAACTGAAGCTTGGCACTCTCACCAACCTCTCCCCACTCCCGTCCTCCCCACTCCTGGTAACCACCTTCTACTCTCTGCTCCTGCAGACCTGACTGTtgcagattccacatataaggtgAACCCGGCACTGGTCCACACCAGGTTTTTCTACATGCGATCACGCCACGTTTATCTTCCTGCATCCGGCTTCCTTCACCCAGCACCATGTCCCCCAGGTTCACCCGTGTGTTCACACACGGCAGGATTTACTTCTTCACACGGCCGAGTGACGTTCCTGTGTGTGAGGGTGTCTGCCGCACGTCTTCCTTAGCCATCAGCCATCAGCAGACACTTGGTTTGTTCCCACGCCTTGGCGGCTACCAACAATGCCGCTGTGAACACGAGGGTGCGGACGCCTCTTGGAGATACTAACTCCGTTTCCACTGGGTCTagacccaggagtgggactgctgggtctcTAGGGAGTTTTGGTTTCTTGAGGCGCCTCCATACTGCTTCCACGggggctgcaccagtttacatttccccCAGCAAGTGCATAGggctcccctttctccacaccacTGCCAGCACCTGCTatgtcttttgtctttttgatatgaGGTGcgagtgatacctcactgtggttctgaCTTGCTTTTCCCCGATGACACTGAGCACATTTTCGTTTACCTGCTGGCCGTTCGTACGGCTTTCCTGAAGTACGTCTCTCTGGATcctttgtgtgctaagtcgcttcagtcgtgtccgactctgcaaccccgaggactgcagcccgccgggctcccttgtccatggggcttctccaggcaagaacacgagtgggttgccatgtccttctccaggggatcttcccgatccagggattgaacccacgtctcttaagtctctcctgcactggcaggcaggttctttaccacaagtgccgcTTTCAGATCCTATGCCTACTTTTTTAGTCAGATTatctggtgggtttttttttttttgctattgaactATATAAGTTTctcatgtattttggatattaacctcttatcagatatatagttTGCATACATTTCCTCTCATTTGCACGCTGTCTTCTTCCTCTGACTGGTTCCTTTCTTGTATGGAGGCTTTTATTTTGATACAATGCTATTggtctatttttccttttgaagcCTTTGCTTTGGTATcatatcttgaaaaaaaaaaaaaaaacaccactgcCCAGATCAGTGTCAAGAAGCTCTGTTCCTGTTTTCTACTAGTAGGTTTTATGGTtccaggtcttacatttaggtccttAATACGTTGTGAGTTGGATTTTGTGGGTGGTGTGAGATTAAGGGTGATTTTATTCTTCTATATGTGaaaatccagttttcccaacaccacccCCTGCAGAGACTAGCCTTTCCCCACCGCATGTGCTTGGCACGCTTGTTGAAGACCAGTTGGCAGATTTATTGCTGAGCCTTCTACTCCGCCTCGCTGGTGTACATGTCTACTTTTATGACCTTACCTAcggttgttttttaaatgtttgcttgttagctttggctgcgctgggtcctcactgctgcacgcaggcttcctctagttgtggcgagcgggggctcctctccagttaCACTGCCTGGGCCTCTCCTCACAGCGGCTTCCCTTGCACAGGCTCccggcgtgcaggcttcagtacttgtggcacgcgggctcagcagttgtggcttgagggcttagttgcccctcagcaagTGGGACCTTCCGggactaaggattgaacccacgtcccccacattggcaggtggattcttaactgctggaccactagggaagtccaccTTACAGTTCTGATTGCcataattttgtaatatattttgaaatctagAATTGTGaagtctccagctttgttcttgctcaagactgctttggtgaTTTGAggtttttgtggttccatacgagttttgttttttctatttctataaagaATGCCATTGAGATACTAATGTGGCTAGCATTTGGGAGTCTGACGCGGACGTCTTTggatatttcaaacattttaacaACACTGATTCTCCCAATCCATGAAAATGTAGcatcttcccatttatttgctattTCCTCCATCAACACTTTGCAGTTTTCAGGGTATAAGTTtctttggttaagtttattcctacgtattttattctttttgttgctgttgtagaTGGGGTTGTTTTCTCAGCTCCCTTTTTGGATAGTTTGTTGTTTGTGTACAGAAACATCACTGTACAAGGTCAGTGTACAAAACACTGTATGTTTGTGTACAAAACCATATTGATTTCGTATCCTGCAACTGTATTACGTTTATTAGCTCTCACAGTGTTAGGCTGGAGTCTTTAGAGTTTCTACATGTATGATCTCATCATCTACATCATGATATTTCAGTCCAGTCCTAATACACAATGCTTAACACAAAGTGGACACTAAGTTAGATGAACGGCCTTAAATGGGGGACAATTCTGATAACTAGCGAGCACTGTCTGAAAGGGGCCTCTGTTTTCACAATCCTGTAAACAGGCTGAAAGCACCCACCTGATTTGTCAATGATGGCATCAATCTCTTCAATCACATCAAAATAGGCCTCATTGTTGGTGTATTTCACCCCCGTTCGTCGCCAAGGTACCACAGACAGCTGCCCAGTGGGAAGCTGGTCGCCCACGTTGGTGCTTCCTGAGACCATGAATATTGTAATTAGATGAAGCCAATTACCTAATAACCAGAGAACACGTCCCTAAAAGTTTCTGTGCATCCACTAATTACATGCTTACTTGAAGTTTTCCAAAGTAAAGATTATAGTTTTCCCAAATTCTATCTTGGTAACCTAGTCCATTTAAAACACTTGTCCCCAGTTGGTGTGcctcctcaggcagaatacaggTAAGAAAGTTACCTGAGAAACAGCATATTATTTTGGTTTTGAAAGTAACCTGAACTCGGTCTCTCAAATTCCCTAATAGCTTGCAGCTTAAATAATGCATTGGGTTTCAGTAGGGATGGTAATCCACATATTGATATAAAAATTTCATGGGTAAAAACAATATCCTAACTCGTTTTAAAAAATTCCACCTGTCCATACATTATCcatctcaccaaagaagataaaaatatatatatacactgtatGTTAAAAGTGATTATGAGCTTATTTCATgttctttgtgcttttctgtatttctgaCCTTCTGCAATAATCATGTGCTGCTTCTGTAATCAGGAAGAAACCTGACGATTATTAACGATTGGGTTGTtttagtttttggctgtgctgggtcttcctcgcagtgcatgggcttctcgttgcagaccacaggctctagggcacacaggcgcAGCAGTTCTGGGGCACGGTCTTAGCTGTTCCAGGgcctgtggcatcttcccagaccaggggtctgaccggtgtcccttgcattgcaaggcacattttaaaccactggaccataagggaagcccagggaaaattccttttaaaaggaGAACAGTTTATTCTGTCACTGAAATCAGAAATATTTTCTACAcatagaaaagttttattttaggtTATACTAAAGActacaaagaataaaatgaaagcacCTGGACATTTGAGATCCCCCAAAAACAAGCACTCAAAACAAGGCACAACAGAGGACTAAGCCACACTCAGGATGGTGGCCACCTCCCGCAGGGCCCCTCTCGTACCTGTGATGGTGTTGACAACGGTTCGAAGGATAGTGGGCGGCTTTATCAGCTCTTTGAGGATGTTCGACTCCGTAGCCAGTGGAAACCCATTGTCAAGCATCTCTTCCAACACCTCATAAACCACAACCACATTGTCTTTTATCACTGGCTCCGAACAGACTCCAAAATAATCCTGATGAAAACACAATACACGTATATATTTATCACTCAGAGACTGCGACGGGTGAAGGAACACGCCCAGAGATTATCGAGTAATGTCCACGTGTGTTTACTCAGCGTTTCTGGGACCTTCTTCTACAATAAGGGGATGAAGCATAACCATGGTTCTCTTAGGCAGCCCAGTTTGGTGGAAAGAAAACTAGACTGGATTATAACGCAAGTATCATTAATAACTTCTTTCATGAGTCATTTAATCCCTTTGCGTTAGTTTCTTCAACTAATATGAAGAATACAAAACTGAGTCTAGACTATTACGTGGTTTtgaacatgaatttgaatgaACTATGTGAAATGATAATATCTGATAcaatattatcagttcagttcagttcagtcactcagtcgtgtccgactctttgcaaccccatgaatcgcagcctgccaggcctccctgtccatcactaactcccagagttcactcagactcacatccatcgagtcagtgatgccatccaggcacctcatcctctgtcgtccccttctcctcaagcccccaatccctcccagcatcagtcttttccaatgagtcaactcttcacatgaggtggccaaagtactggagtttcagcttcagcatcattccctccaaagaaatcccagggctgatcgccttcagaatggactggttggatctccttgcagtccaagggactctcaagagtcttctccaacaccacagttcaaaagcatcaattcttcggtgctcagctttcttcacagtccaactctcacatccatacatgaccactggaaaaaccatagccttgactagacaaggCTTGActgggacctttgttggcaaagtaatgtctctgcttttgaatatgctatctaggttggtcataacttttcttccaaggagtaagcgtcttttaacttcatggctgcaatcaccatctgcagtggttttggagcccccaaaagtaaaattTCTAACTCTTACTGTTGTGCTATTCCTCAACATGCATGGAGCAAAAAAGAACTGAGAGAGAGATGAAATGAGGGGTGTGAGCTAGCACACCAGAAAATCTCTTTGGATCATCCTTTTTCTAAGATGCTAGGATTCTAATAACACTTGGTCCCTTTATTAAAAAAGGCTAAACTTGGTCACTAAATTATCTGGGTTGTGGGAAAAGCATTGAATTCCAAATCAGAATGCCTGGGCAATAATCTTAATTGTCACCTACTTGATTAATTCACGCTAATTAGGTCTCGATTTCTCTAGTAGTATAATCTGGATAATACCCTGCATGAACACACAGGGTTGTAAAAACTAAGCGTGATGGATTAAATGAGAACATGTATGAAAGTGCTTTGTAGACTATAAAGCACTATGTAAACTGTGATGCACCATGATGAAATGATGCAGAGAGAAAGGCCTGCAGGCACCTGGCGTGCCCTTCATGACAATATCCGTGCTTCTGCTTCTGGGCCGCTCAGATGGTCAGAGAGTCCTCTAAgaattcatccactgatgggaAATGCACCCCTTTTGACAAAGCCCATTCTATTCATGGGCAGTGCTGATCCTTAGAAAGTCCTTTCTTTGGCTAAACTGAAACCTGCTTCCTAGATATGCCTTACAGAACAAGGTTACGTAACAGCCCCACAGTGATCAGAGGGCCCAGACAACATTTGCCTTCAATTCTTCTTCTCAGGGCCAAACTCCCTGTTTGGTCCTGCTACTACTGTTCACGCTATGGTAAGGTTTCTAGATTGTTTCACTTTCTTGCCATTTCTTTGGATTTGT is a window from the Capra hircus breed San Clemente chromosome 27, ASM170441v1, whole genome shotgun sequence genome containing:
- the AP3M2 gene encoding AP-3 complex subunit mu-2: MIHSLFLINSSGDIFLEKHWKSVVSRSVCDYFFEAQERATEAENVPPVIPTPHHYLLSVYRHKIFFVAVIQTEVPPLFVIEFLHRVVDTFQDYFGVCSEPVIKDNVVVVYEVLEEMLDNGFPLATESNILKELIKPPTILRTVVNTITGSTNVGDQLPTGQLSVVPWRRTGVKYTNNEAYFDVIEEIDAIIDKSGSTITAEIQGVIDACVKLTGMPDLTLSFMNPRLLDDVSFHPCVRFKRWESERILSFIPPDGNFRLLSYHVSAQNLVAIPVYVKHNISFRDSSSLGRFEITVGPKQTMGKTIEGVTVTSQMPRGVLNMSLTPSQGTHTFDPVTKMLSWDVGKINPQKLPSLKGTMSLQAGASKPDENPTINLQFKIQQLAISGLKVNRLDMYGEKYKPFKGIKYMTKAGKFQVRT